A portion of the Cellulophaga algicola DSM 14237 genome contains these proteins:
- a CDS encoding glycohydrolase toxin TNT-related protein (This protein contains a domain related to Tuberculosis Necrotizing Toxin, which is the C-terminal effector domain of outer membrane channel protein CpnT, and which has a lethal NAD+-glycohydrolase activity.), which translates to MEFDAEKFDWLINESILTFNLGGDLLMHYHNPEAVEDKHDPSWQNQAVYFWYDNEPFERKSLPDEFDNFEKQVFTISQIPEGIKIKSGQAMPWFGKPGGGTKLFFSYLENPITLQEADKLNAICYVEKVPLTIANLGILQDRDNYRFITEKGVSFDGSLPVFEGEKTSLSALYAAGKISILKLK; encoded by the coding sequence AATTTGATTGGTTGATTAATGAGTCCATCCTCACCTTTAATCTAGGTGGTGATCTTCTGATGCATTACCACAACCCAGAAGCGGTAGAAGACAAACATGATCCTTCTTGGCAGAATCAAGCCGTTTATTTTTGGTATGACAATGAACCTTTTGAACGGAAATCACTTCCGGATGAATTTGATAATTTCGAAAAACAGGTATTTACCATCAGCCAAATCCCGGAAGGCATAAAAATAAAATCGGGGCAAGCAATGCCTTGGTTCGGCAAACCTGGTGGTGGTACAAAATTGTTTTTTTCTTATTTAGAAAACCCTATTACCTTACAAGAAGCAGATAAACTAAATGCTATTTGTTATGTTGAAAAGGTACCTTTAACGATAGCTAATCTAGGGATACTTCAAGACCGTGATAACTATAGATTTATTACCGAAAAAGGAGTAAGTTTTGACGGTTCATTACCTGTTTTTGAAGGTGAAAAAACTTCCTTGTCCGCATTGTATGCGGCAGGAAAAATTAGTATCCTAAAATTAAAATAG
- a CDS encoding XAC2610-related protein: MKKLFILFFVSTPFLISAQTTYTILDFSTHYNAQIEIEQGFENHEFKKGSFSIVNTTTDKQMLFIESDELIIETDLTTKEKTTSTTLPYDRQNFLIFQDFNFDGLKDIAYMDGRNSCYGGPSYQIYLQEHQAFVYSPEFTRLSYEYCGMFQIAEKTKTIHTMTKSGCCWHQFSEFKVQNNIPIAIKISEESMNPNGILLDYVEKERVNNQMIETKYSTLPDSGFDIQTIFSFQFKNSKKMNLVHAFSNQLYYVFTDKEDKVELFYDEDFIYHKDENTLTFTRKNTRYQISATGITVQTPSKNIPMNADGETIEGELASLLSLTLDNLRVE; the protein is encoded by the coding sequence ATGAAGAAACTTTTTATTTTATTTTTTGTTAGTACTCCATTCTTAATATCGGCACAAACCACCTATACCATTTTAGATTTTTCTACCCACTATAATGCACAAATAGAAATTGAACAAGGGTTTGAAAATCATGAATTTAAAAAAGGAAGCTTTTCTATTGTTAATACCACTACTGACAAACAAATGTTATTTATAGAAAGTGATGAACTCATTATTGAAACCGACCTTACTACCAAAGAAAAAACTACCTCGACCACTTTGCCTTATGACCGCCAAAACTTTCTGATTTTTCAAGATTTTAATTTTGATGGGCTAAAAGATATCGCCTATATGGACGGCCGTAATAGTTGCTACGGTGGGCCTTCCTATCAAATTTACCTGCAAGAGCATCAGGCTTTTGTTTACAGTCCTGAATTTACTAGGCTGTCTTATGAATATTGTGGTATGTTTCAAATAGCGGAGAAAACTAAAACCATACATACCATGACCAAAAGTGGTTGTTGCTGGCATCAATTTTCTGAATTTAAAGTCCAAAATAATATCCCTATTGCCATTAAAATTAGCGAAGAATCTATGAATCCAAATGGAATTCTATTAGATTATGTCGAAAAAGAACGGGTAAATAATCAAATGATAGAAACCAAGTATAGCACTTTACCAGACAGTGGGTTTGATATACAAACCATCTTTTCTTTTCAGTTTAAAAACAGCAAAAAAATGAATTTGGTTCATGCCTTCTCAAATCAGTTATACTATGTATTCACCGACAAAGAAGATAAAGTAGAACTTTTCTACGACGAGGATTTTATTTACCATAAAGATGAAAACACCTTAACATTTACCCGTAAGAATACAAGGTATCAAATTAGTGCTACGGGCATTACAGTACAGACGCCTAGCAAAAATATTCCTATGAATGCTGATGGTGAAACCATAGAAGGTGAATTAGCCAGCTTATTAAGTTTAACTCTTGATAATTTGCGTGTAGAATAA